One Microvirga thermotolerans DNA window includes the following coding sequences:
- the infA gene encoding translation initiation factor IF-1 — MAKEELITFEGLVTEILPDARYRVQLDNGHEVIAYTAGKMKKNRIKTLAGDRVTVEMSPYDLEKGRLIFRHKDSSAPTGPRPPQRGGQQFRRR; from the coding sequence ATGGCAAAGGAAGAACTGATCACATTCGAAGGTCTGGTGACCGAAATCCTCCCCGATGCCCGCTATCGCGTGCAGCTCGACAACGGGCACGAAGTGATTGCCTACACCGCCGGCAAGATGAAGAAGAACCGCATCAAGACCCTCGCGGGCGACCGCGTGACCGTCGAGATGTCGCCTTACGACCTGGAGAAGGGCCGCCTCATCTTCCGTCACAAGGATTCCAGCGCGCCCACGGGTCCCCGCCCGCCCCAGCGCGGCGGCCAGCAGTTCCGCCGCCGCTGA
- a CDS encoding DUF3309 domain-containing protein has protein sequence MATSTILLIIVILLLIGAVPAWPYSRNWGYGPSGILGVILVIFIILLLMGRI, from the coding sequence ATGGCTACCAGCACCATTCTCCTCATCATCGTCATCCTGCTCCTCATCGGCGCAGTGCCCGCCTGGCCCTACAGCCGGAACTGGGGCTACGGCCCGAGCGGCATTCTCGGGGTCATCCTCGTCATCTTCATCATCCTGCTGTTGATGGGGCGGATCTGA
- a CDS encoding cold-shock protein, whose translation METGTVKWYNETKGYGFIQPDAGGKDVFVHATALERAGMRGLREGQKITYELQTDQRTGRTSAVNLQNS comes from the coding sequence ATGGAAACGGGAACCGTAAAGTGGTATAATGAAACTAAGGGCTACGGCTTCATCCAGCCCGACGCCGGCGGCAAGGACGTGTTCGTCCATGCGACGGCGCTCGAGCGGGCCGGCATGCGGGGTCTTCGCGAAGGTCAGAAGATCACGTATGAGCTTCAGACCGACCAGCGGACCGGCCGTACGTCTGCAGTGAACCTGCAGAACTCGTAA
- a CDS encoding NepR family anti-sigma factor gives MNARNRKDDPSDEFEPIPGMKRSSPALTRSVQAQLGQRLRQFYETLALGETPVPERFIEIINRLEQRMPEKQQS, from the coding sequence ATGAATGCAAGAAACCGCAAGGATGACCCATCCGATGAGTTCGAGCCCATCCCGGGCATGAAGCGCTCGTCGCCTGCCCTGACCCGCTCCGTCCAGGCCCAGCTCGGCCAGCGCCTGCGCCAGTTCTACGAAACCCTTGCGCTCGGCGAAACGCCCGTTCCGGAGCGGTTCATCGAGATCATCAATCGCCTCGAACAAAGGATGCCGGAGAAGCAGCAATCATGA
- a CDS encoding sigma-70 family RNA polymerase sigma factor encodes MSIDVTLRDSMLKATPNLRAFAISLTNNVDRADDLVQETLMRAIANIDRFQPGTNMQAWLFTILRNLFHSEYRKRRREVEDADGKYASTLSVQPDQIPHLDFEDLQKALARLPHDQREALLLVGASGFSYEQAAEICGCAVGTIKSRVNRARNRLAELMHFTDMDEDIGPDRVTLSVMAAVA; translated from the coding sequence ATGAGCATTGACGTCACCCTTCGCGATTCCATGCTCAAGGCGACCCCGAACCTGCGCGCCTTCGCGATCTCCCTCACCAACAACGTGGACCGCGCCGACGATCTGGTGCAGGAGACGCTCATGCGCGCCATCGCGAACATCGACCGGTTCCAGCCGGGGACGAACATGCAGGCGTGGCTCTTCACCATCCTGCGCAACCTGTTCCATTCCGAATACCGCAAGCGCCGGCGGGAGGTGGAGGACGCTGACGGCAAGTATGCCTCGACGCTCTCGGTCCAGCCGGACCAGATCCCGCACCTCGACTTCGAGGACCTGCAGAAGGCCCTCGCCCGTTTGCCTCACGACCAGCGCGAGGCGCTGCTTCTGGTCGGCGCGTCGGGCTTCTCCTACGAGCAGGCGGCGGAGATCTGCGGCTGCGCCGTCGGCACCATCAAGAGCCGCGTCAACCGGGCCCGCAACAGGCTCGCGGAGCTGATGCACTTCACCGACATGGACGAGGATATCGGTCCCGACCGCGTGACCCTCTCGGTCATGGCCGCGGTCGCCTGA